Proteins from a genomic interval of Pseudoruegeria sp. SHC-113:
- the dapD gene encoding 2,3,4,5-tetrahydropyridine-2,6-dicarboxylate N-succinyltransferase, which produces MSNAQLEAAIEAAWEARDQITPATTGETREAIEDTLNALDSGQLRVAEKLASGDWHVNQWAKKAVLLGFRIKDMEEQSGGPQGSGWWDKVDSKFKGWGDNQWKAAGFRAVPNAVVRKSAFIAPGVVLMPSFVNLGAYVDEGTMVDTWATVGSCAQIGKNVHLSGGVGIGGVLEPMQAGPTIIEDNCFIGARSEVVEGCIVREGSVLGMGVFIGQSTKIVDRETGEVMYGEVPPYSVVVAGSLPSKNGVNLYCAVIVKRVDERTRSKTGINELLRD; this is translated from the coding sequence ATGTCTAACGCTCAGCTCGAAGCTGCCATCGAAGCCGCCTGGGAGGCGCGCGACCAGATCACCCCCGCTACCACGGGCGAAACCCGCGAGGCCATCGAGGACACGCTGAACGCGCTCGATTCCGGCCAGCTGCGCGTGGCCGAGAAGCTTGCGAGCGGCGATTGGCACGTGAACCAATGGGCCAAGAAGGCCGTGCTGCTGGGCTTCCGCATCAAGGATATGGAAGAGCAATCCGGCGGGCCGCAGGGCTCTGGCTGGTGGGACAAGGTCGACAGCAAGTTCAAGGGCTGGGGCGACAACCAGTGGAAGGCCGCAGGTTTCCGCGCCGTGCCCAACGCCGTGGTGCGCAAATCCGCCTTCATCGCGCCGGGCGTGGTGCTGATGCCCTCCTTCGTGAACCTCGGCGCCTACGTGGATGAGGGCACGATGGTCGACACCTGGGCCACCGTGGGCTCCTGTGCGCAAATCGGCAAGAACGTGCACCTCTCCGGCGGCGTCGGCATTGGCGGCGTGCTGGAGCCGATGCAGGCCGGGCCGACGATCATCGAGGACAACTGCTTCATCGGCGCGCGCTCCGAGGTGGTGGAAGGCTGCATCGTGCGCGAGGGCTCCGTGCTGGGCATGGGCGTGTTCATCGGCCAATCCACCAAGATCGTGGACCGCGAAACCGGTGAAGTGATGTATGGCGAAGTACCGCCCTACTCCGTGGTGGTAGCTGGCTCCCTGCCGTCGAAAAACGGCGTCAACCTCTACTGCGCGGTGATCGTGAAGCGCGTGGACGAGCGCACCCGCTCCAAGACCGGCATCAACGAGCTGCTGCGCGACTAA
- a CDS encoding invasion associated locus B family protein, with translation MTSIVARGLGAAALACFAVGASAQETSESTNRVAAKTDWSVFVEDDPTECWAVSSPKETVNTKDGRVVAVRRSDILLFVTYRPGSSVEGEVSFTGGYPFATGSTVSVQIGDDKFDFLTQGENAWPSSVDQDKSVVAAMKRGAEAKVTGRSSRGTRTEDTFSLLGFTAALEEAAKRCGG, from the coding sequence ATGACATCGATCGTAGCACGCGGGCTTGGCGCGGCGGCACTGGCTTGTTTTGCCGTTGGCGCATCGGCTCAGGAAACGTCCGAATCCACCAATCGCGTGGCCGCGAAAACCGACTGGAGCGTTTTCGTTGAAGACGATCCCACCGAATGCTGGGCCGTGTCGAGCCCCAAGGAAACGGTGAACACCAAGGATGGCCGTGTTGTGGCCGTGCGCCGCAGCGATATCCTGCTCTTCGTCACCTACCGCCCCGGCTCCAGCGTGGAAGGCGAAGTCTCCTTCACCGGCGGCTATCCTTTCGCCACGGGCTCCACCGTCAGCGTGCAAATCGGGGACGACAAGTTCGATTTCCTGACCCAGGGCGAAAACGCCTGGCCGAGCTCGGTGGATCAGGACAAATCCGTCGTCGCCGCCATGAAGCGCGGGGCGGAAGCCAAGGTCACCGGGCGCTCCTCGCGCGGCACCCGCACGGAGGACACCTTCTCGCTGCTCGGCTTCACCGCCGCCCTTGAGGAAGCCGCAAAACGGTGCGGAGGTTAA
- a CDS encoding alanine racemase — MSGYFETLTRALSLAGVHRPAMVLDTARLARNLSALKQALPKGYRVRIADKSLPAPCLLESAFAGLGAQAVMSFHLPITRAVLARFPNTSVLMGKPMPVQEVARFLDDELRAGQVAWLVDSLPRLAAYRALAEQRGLKLRVAFEVDIGLGRGGLAEPEDLAQALGACGPLQPVGVMGYEAHVNAMPGLLGRGAKAADAARARLAAFKALLPEGAAEIVNTGGSTTVLDLPEGGPANDLTVGSLIVKPSDFDQPQNADIEPALWIVSPVLKTHPHGLPGHPQLSRLLRKTGMIAPEIAFIYGGKWMAAPIWPAGLKQSPFFGPSSNQQGFTYRGDAPEAVVLRPTQSEAVIQQFPELWQFDGAQITGREKPFPIL; from the coding sequence ATGAGCGGCTACTTCGAAACCCTGACCAGAGCGCTTTCACTGGCCGGTGTGCATCGCCCGGCAATGGTGCTTGATACCGCACGTCTGGCGCGAAACCTGAGCGCGTTGAAACAGGCTCTGCCCAAGGGCTACCGGGTGCGGATTGCAGACAAATCCCTGCCCGCGCCCTGCCTGTTGGAGTCGGCTTTCGCAGGGCTTGGGGCGCAGGCAGTTATGTCTTTCCACCTGCCGATCACGCGGGCGGTTCTGGCGCGGTTCCCCAACACCTCCGTCCTCATGGGCAAACCCATGCCCGTGCAGGAGGTGGCGCGGTTTCTCGACGATGAACTGCGCGCTGGGCAGGTGGCATGGCTCGTGGACTCGCTGCCCCGCCTCGCGGCCTATCGTGCCTTGGCCGAGCAACGCGGGCTCAAGCTGCGCGTGGCCTTCGAGGTGGACATCGGCCTAGGGCGCGGAGGCTTGGCTGAGCCTGAGGATCTGGCGCAGGCGCTTGGGGCTTGCGGCCCCCTCCAGCCGGTGGGCGTGATGGGCTACGAGGCCCATGTGAATGCAATGCCGGGCTTGCTGGGGCGGGGGGCGAAAGCCGCCGATGCGGCGCGGGCGCGGCTGGCGGCGTTCAAGGCGTTGCTACCTGAAGGCGCGGCGGAGATCGTGAACACCGGCGGCTCCACGACGGTGCTGGACCTGCCCGAAGGTGGCCCCGCCAATGATCTGACGGTTGGCTCGCTGATCGTGAAGCCATCGGACTTCGATCAGCCGCAAAACGCCGACATAGAGCCCGCGTTGTGGATCGTGAGCCCGGTGTTGAAGACGCATCCGCACGGGTTGCCCGGCCATCCGCAACTGTCCAGACTCCTGCGGAAAACGGGAATGATCGCGCCGGAAATTGCCTTTATCTACGGTGGCAAATGGATGGCTGCGCCGATCTGGCCCGCGGGGCTGAAACAGAGCCCGTTTTTCGGGCCCTCCTCCAACCAGCAGGGCTTCACCTATCGCGGCGACGCGCCGGAGGCGGTGGTGTTGCGGCCCACGCAATCGGAGGCCGTCATTCAGCAGTTTCCAGAGCTTTGGCAGTTTGACGGGGCGCAGATCACGGGCCGCGAGAAGCCGTTTCCGATCTTGTAA
- a CDS encoding Hint domain-containing protein: MADPFLSEIRYAGPASGDFAEVAVDPDSQKAGIQLVVYHPDGTMRGIYALGSPVAQVNGYDLHHIATTGISRDGAVALTSGGVVSSFLSFERHVTAVEGPAIGRSSRRIGVVNRTGETLVSGDGRAYRIHAGESSELVPSFLEGTVVNTPYGPRPVEELRSGDVVITDEGLRVLRWVGRRTISAAYAVAHNLQPIRIPAHSFGPNTPMHDLIVSPNQRLCLGSAHFPAFFDREEVMVPADQLAGWKGIRAARRLGQVSYVHLLFDTPCTVTANGLAAECFHPAARAAMHLCRTARRELLLRFPEMLSPTEAPSPAEAPSLQRHETRLALRLLDLPDAA; encoded by the coding sequence ATGGCAGACCCTTTCCTCTCCGAGATTCGCTACGCCGGGCCCGCGTCCGGCGATTTCGCCGAAGTCGCCGTTGACCCCGACAGCCAGAAGGCCGGGATCCAGCTTGTTGTTTACCACCCGGACGGCACCATGCGCGGCATTTACGCGCTCGGCAGCCCCGTGGCGCAGGTGAACGGCTACGATCTGCACCATATTGCGACCACGGGTATTTCCCGCGACGGCGCGGTGGCGCTGACCTCTGGCGGTGTCGTCTCTTCTTTCCTGTCTTTTGAGCGCCATGTAACGGCGGTGGAAGGCCCCGCCATCGGCCGCAGCTCCCGCCGCATCGGCGTGGTGAACCGCACGGGCGAAACACTCGTCTCCGGCGATGGCCGCGCCTACCGCATTCACGCGGGCGAAAGCAGCGAACTGGTGCCGAGCTTCCTTGAAGGCACGGTGGTGAACACGCCCTACGGGCCCCGCCCGGTGGAAGAGCTGCGCAGCGGCGATGTGGTGATCACCGACGAGGGCCTGCGCGTGTTGCGTTGGGTGGGCCGCCGAACGATCTCTGCCGCCTATGCCGTGGCCCACAATCTGCAACCGATCCGTATCCCGGCCCACAGCTTTGGCCCCAACACCCCGATGCATGATCTCATCGTTTCGCCGAACCAGCGCCTCTGCCTCGGAAGCGCGCATTTCCCTGCCTTTTTCGACCGGGAAGAAGTCATGGTGCCGGCGGACCAGCTTGCCGGTTGGAAGGGCATCCGCGCGGCCCGTCGCCTCGGGCAAGTGAGCTATGTGCACCTGCTGTTCGACACCCCCTGCACCGTCACCGCCAACGGGCTGGCAGCGGAGTGTTTCCACCCGGCCGCGCGCGCCGCGATGCACCTGTGCCGTACCGCCCGCCGCGAGCTGCTGCTGCGCTTCCCCGAGATGCTGTCCCCGACCGAAGCGCCCTCGCCTGCCGAAGCGCCCTCGTTGCAGCGCCACGAGACGCGCCTTGCCCTGCGACTGCTGGATCTTCCCGACGCCGCGTGA
- a CDS encoding D-arabinono-1,4-lactone oxidase, whose amino-acid sequence MQQWSNWSGSAVARPARVCEVADEAALCTAITGSEGPVRPVGSGHSFSPIAAVDGGTLLRLSGFDGVEALPEAEDGSKRARIGAGITLGALTGQLNAMGHALANMGDIDDQTVGGALGTATHGTGAGFGCYPSMLEELTFVDGTGARRVIHRERDADLFKAMAVGIGTGGVVTEAVIRTVAPYRLERSRYALPIEEMLSDFGPRMQAARNVEFYYITGSRQALVMESRATEDPLLARPPDKDQEGLRQLRLAARLTRAAPGLRRFALGLALKGHVKEHFIEDWHRAFPTDRDGIRFNESEYHLPAEAGPEALRRVIEVVERDFRDVYFPMEVRTVAADDLWLSPFYKRLSVSIAVHHEAGKPFEALLAAIETIFAEYDGRPHWGKMHSLKAEDLRRLYPMWDAAIEARRALDPEGRFLTPYMRELLGQ is encoded by the coding sequence ATGCAGCAATGGTCCAACTGGTCGGGCAGCGCGGTGGCGCGTCCCGCGCGGGTCTGCGAGGTGGCAGATGAGGCGGCTCTGTGCACCGCGATAACCGGAAGCGAAGGCCCCGTGCGGCCCGTGGGGTCTGGCCATTCCTTCTCGCCCATCGCCGCCGTGGACGGAGGCACGCTGCTGCGGCTTTCCGGTTTTGACGGGGTGGAGGCCTTGCCGGAGGCGGAGGACGGCAGCAAACGCGCTCGCATTGGGGCTGGGATCACGCTGGGCGCGCTTACTGGGCAGTTGAATGCCATGGGCCATGCGCTGGCCAATATGGGCGACATTGACGATCAAACCGTCGGCGGCGCGCTGGGCACGGCGACCCATGGCACCGGCGCGGGCTTTGGCTGCTACCCTTCGATGCTGGAAGAGCTCACGTTCGTGGACGGCACCGGCGCGCGGCGGGTGATCCACCGCGAACGCGACGCGGATCTGTTCAAGGCCATGGCGGTGGGTATCGGCACCGGCGGCGTGGTGACGGAGGCGGTGATCCGCACCGTCGCGCCCTACCGGCTGGAGCGCAGCCGCTATGCGCTGCCCATCGAGGAGATGCTTTCCGATTTCGGCCCCCGGATGCAGGCGGCGCGCAATGTGGAGTTCTACTACATCACCGGTTCGCGGCAGGCCCTGGTGATGGAGAGCCGCGCGACGGAAGATCCGCTCTTGGCGCGCCCGCCGGACAAGGATCAGGAGGGGCTGCGCCAGCTGCGGCTGGCCGCAAGGCTCACCCGCGCCGCCCCCGGATTGCGGCGTTTTGCGCTGGGTTTGGCCCTGAAAGGCCATGTGAAAGAGCATTTTATCGAGGATTGGCACCGCGCCTTCCCGACAGATCGGGACGGCATCCGTTTCAACGAAAGCGAGTATCATCTGCCTGCCGAGGCCGGGCCTGAGGCGCTGCGCCGGGTGATCGAGGTGGTGGAGCGCGACTTCCGCGATGTCTACTTCCCGATGGAGGTGCGCACGGTCGCGGCGGATGATCTCTGGCTTTCGCCCTTCTACAAGCGCCTCAGCGTCTCCATCGCCGTGCATCACGAGGCAGGCAAGCCGTTTGAGGCGCTTTTGGCCGCGATAGAGACGATTTTCGCCGAGTATGACGGCCGCCCCCATTGGGGCAAGATGCATTCGCTCAAGGCTGAAGACCTGCGCAGGCTCTACCCGATGTGGGACGCAGCTATTGAAGCACGCCGCGCGTTGGATCCTGAGGGGCGCTTCCTGACGCCCTACATGCGGGAACTGCTCGGGCAATGA
- a CDS encoding TIGR00730 family Rossman fold protein has product MKDEPRAHPFRDSHMDAETAKHLPDTPQTRSPAYRLAYADTDFMCREELRPVRLQLELLKPQMLLDERGINSTVVMFGGARIPEPSKKDTARTKTLAQLSAYYDEAREFARRITEKSLSTYGKEYVVVTGGGPGVMEAGNRGADDAGGASIGLNIVLPHEQAPNPYVTPELSFNFHYFAIRKMHFLMRAKAIAVFPGGFGTLDELFESLTLIQTQRMDPIPILLFGKEFWQTIVNWEALADAGTISAEDLDLFRFVDTAEEAIAAMEGWAQP; this is encoded by the coding sequence ATGAAAGACGAGCCCCGCGCCCATCCGTTCCGCGATTCCCATATGGATGCGGAAACGGCCAAGCACCTCCCGGATACGCCGCAGACGCGCTCTCCGGCCTATAGGCTGGCCTATGCGGATACGGATTTCATGTGCCGCGAGGAGCTGCGCCCGGTGCGGCTGCAGCTTGAACTGCTCAAGCCGCAGATGCTGCTGGACGAGCGTGGGATCAACTCCACCGTCGTGATGTTCGGCGGCGCGCGCATCCCGGAGCCGTCGAAGAAGGACACAGCCCGCACCAAGACGCTGGCGCAGCTTTCGGCCTACTACGACGAGGCGCGCGAGTTTGCCCGGCGCATCACCGAGAAATCGCTTTCGACCTACGGCAAGGAATATGTTGTTGTCACCGGCGGCGGGCCGGGCGTGATGGAGGCGGGCAACCGGGGCGCCGATGATGCCGGCGGGGCCTCTATCGGGCTCAACATCGTGCTGCCGCATGAGCAGGCGCCAAACCCCTATGTGACGCCCGAACTCAGCTTCAACTTTCACTATTTCGCGATCCGCAAGATGCATTTCCTGATGCGCGCCAAGGCGATTGCGGTGTTTCCGGGCGGGTTTGGCACGTTGGACGAGCTGTTCGAGAGCCTCACCCTGATCCAAACCCAGCGGATGGACCCGATCCCGATCCTGCTCTTTGGCAAGGAGTTCTGGCAGACGATCGTCAACTGGGAGGCACTGGCGGATGCGGGCACGATCTCGGCCGAGGATCTGGATCTCTTCCGCTTCGTGGATACCGCCGAAGAGGCCATCGCGGCGATGGAGGGCTGGGCGCAGCCCTAA
- a CDS encoding asparaginase, which produces MADPVDMVELWRGPFLESVHRGHAVVCDGSGQILHAWGDPDQLIYPRSSCKMIQALPLIESGAAAAHGLRQEHLALACASHNGAAIHTDRVNAWLADLGMADANLRCGPQVPDDKDAKFALIRAHEEPCQVHNNCSGKHAGFLTFGKHMGWGPEYTEVDHPMQQEIRTTFSEVTGLETPGYGIDGCSAPNFATTVHGLACAMAFFATAQADGASAREKAAAALRDAMVAYPELVAGEGRACTELMRAMGGKVAIKTGAEAVFTAILPELGLGIALKIVDGTTRASECAIAAILVKLGVLDPEHPATRKRMNAIQYSRRGLEAGIIKPAVALA; this is translated from the coding sequence ATGGCTGATCCGGTAGATATGGTGGAGCTCTGGCGCGGGCCGTTCCTTGAGTCGGTTCACCGGGGGCATGCTGTGGTTTGCGACGGGTCTGGTCAGATCTTGCACGCTTGGGGCGATCCCGATCAGCTGATCTATCCGCGCTCCTCCTGCAAGATGATTCAGGCGCTGCCCCTGATCGAAAGCGGTGCGGCGGCGGCCCATGGGCTGCGGCAGGAGCATCTGGCCTTGGCCTGTGCCTCCCACAATGGCGCGGCGATCCACACCGATCGTGTCAACGCCTGGCTGGCCGATCTGGGCATGGCCGATGCCAACCTGCGCTGTGGCCCTCAGGTGCCCGACGACAAGGACGCCAAATTCGCTCTGATCCGCGCCCATGAGGAACCCTGCCAGGTGCACAACAACTGCTCCGGCAAACACGCGGGCTTCCTGACCTTCGGCAAGCACATGGGCTGGGGGCCGGAATACACCGAGGTGGACCACCCCATGCAGCAGGAAATCCGCACCACCTTCTCAGAAGTGACGGGGCTGGAAACACCGGGCTACGGGATCGACGGCTGTTCCGCCCCCAACTTCGCCACCACCGTGCACGGGCTGGCCTGTGCCATGGCCTTCTTTGCCACGGCACAGGCCGATGGGGCCAGCGCGCGGGAGAAGGCGGCGGCGGCATTGCGCGATGCGATGGTGGCTTACCCGGAGCTTGTGGCCGGTGAAGGCCGTGCCTGCACCGAGCTGATGCGAGCGATGGGAGGCAAAGTGGCGATCAAGACAGGCGCAGAGGCTGTGTTCACCGCAATCCTGCCGGAACTTGGTCTGGGTATTGCCCTGAAGATCGTCGATGGCACCACCCGCGCTTCGGAATGCGCGATTGCCGCGATCCTCGTGAAACTGGGCGTGCTGGACCCGGAGCACCCGGCGACGCGCAAGCGGATGAACGCCATCCAATACAGCCGCCGCGGGCTTGAGGCCGGGATCATCAAGCCCGCCGTCGCGCTGGCCTGA
- the rlmN gene encoding 23S rRNA (adenine(2503)-C(2))-methyltransferase RlmN, with the protein MTAKAPITQDVLTIPRKLDGSGKTNLVGLTREQLRDTLIEAGTPEKQAKMRVGQVWQWIYQKGVQSFDEMTNLAKPYRALLDENFIIARPELVTKLVSEDGTRKYLVRIAGGHEVEIVYIPEEDRGTLCVSSQVGCTLTCSFCHTGTQKLVRNLTAGEIVGQVLLVRDDLGEWPEPGRAPKNETRLLSNIVLMGMGEPLYNFENVRDAMKIAMDPEGISLSRRRITLSTSGVVPEMARTAEEIGCQLAISFHATTDEVRDVLVPINKRWNIEKLMEALASYPKASNSERITFEYVMLKGVNDSDEDAHRLLDLIKTYKVPAKINLIPFNEWPGAPYERSSNNRIRAFANIIYQGGFATPIRTPRGEDIMAACGQLKSETERARKSRKQIESEAGLG; encoded by the coding sequence ATGACGGCGAAAGCACCGATCACGCAGGACGTTCTGACGATCCCCCGCAAGCTTGACGGCAGCGGCAAGACAAATCTCGTGGGCCTCACCCGCGAGCAGCTGCGCGACACGCTGATCGAAGCCGGCACGCCTGAGAAACAGGCGAAGATGCGGGTTGGGCAGGTCTGGCAGTGGATCTACCAGAAGGGCGTGCAGAGCTTTGACGAGATGACCAATCTCGCCAAACCCTACCGCGCTTTGCTGGACGAGAACTTCATCATCGCCCGCCCCGAACTGGTGACGAAACTCGTCAGCGAGGACGGCACGCGCAAATATCTGGTGCGCATCGCCGGCGGCCATGAGGTCGAGATCGTCTATATCCCCGAGGAAGATCGCGGCACGCTTTGTGTGTCCTCGCAAGTGGGCTGCACGCTCACCTGTTCCTTCTGCCACACGGGCACGCAGAAACTGGTGCGCAACCTGACCGCGGGCGAGATCGTGGGCCAGGTGCTGCTGGTGCGCGATGATCTGGGCGAATGGCCCGAACCGGGGCGTGCGCCCAAGAACGAGACGCGGCTTCTCTCCAACATCGTGCTGATGGGCATGGGCGAGCCGCTCTACAATTTCGAAAACGTGCGCGACGCGATGAAGATCGCGATGGACCCGGAAGGAATCTCGCTCTCCCGCCGCCGCATCACGCTCTCGACCTCCGGCGTGGTGCCGGAAATGGCCCGCACCGCCGAGGAGATCGGCTGTCAGCTGGCGATCAGCTTCCACGCCACCACCGACGAGGTGCGCGACGTGCTGGTGCCGATCAACAAGCGCTGGAACATCGAGAAGCTGATGGAGGCGCTGGCGAGCTACCCGAAGGCTTCGAACTCCGAGCGGATCACCTTTGAATACGTGATGCTGAAGGGCGTGAACGATTCCGACGAGGATGCGCACCGCCTGCTGGATCTGATCAAGACGTATAAGGTGCCGGCCAAGATCAACCTGATCCCCTTCAACGAATGGCCCGGCGCGCCCTACGAGCGGTCGTCCAACAACCGCATCCGCGCCTTTGCCAACATCATCTACCAAGGCGGTTTCGCCACCCCGATCCGCACCCCGCGCGGCGAGGACATCATGGCCGCCTGTGGCCAGCTGAAAAGCGAAACCGAGCGCGCCCGCAAGAGCCGCAAGCAGATCGAAAGCGAAGCCGGGCTGGGTTAG